From a region of the Mercurialis annua linkage group LG1-X, ddMerAnnu1.2, whole genome shotgun sequence genome:
- the LOC126664508 gene encoding nodulin-26-like — translation MASPSSMSISSAVSPKLQLPTKHSVDAEAKANRSREWFVTDDASPSIFQKSVAELVGTYMLVFVGCGATLTDSIQKLNMVGIAIAWGLVLMALIYTVGHISGAHFNPAVSIALASTRKFPWKHVPVYTLAQVLGSTLASLTLRVLFHKQDEIEIIVTQYKDSTSHLEAVIWEFMLTFFLMFSICGLATDHRSSKDLSGVAIGGTLMFDALLAGPITGASMNPARSLGPAVVSGVYKNLWVYIVSPIFGALAATLVYSLLRVSEPKKPDETTKNIFNHLYTVNDA, via the exons ATGGCTAGCCCGAGTTCTATGTCGATCAGTAGTGCGGTTTCTCCTAAACTCCAACTGCCTACTAAACATTCAGTCGACGCTGAAGCTAAGGCTAATCGCTCTCGTGAATGGTTCGTCACTGACGATGCTTCTCCGTCTATTTTTCAGAAG AGTGTGGCAGAATTGGTGGGTACATATATGCTTGTGTTTGTGGGATGTGGAGCTACACTTACCGACAGCATTCAAAAGCTAAATATGGTTGGTATAGCCATTGCTTGGGGCCTAGTTCTCATGGCGTTAATTTACACAGTTGGCCATATCTCCGGTGCACATTTCAATCCCGCTGTTAGCATTGCCCTCGCCTCCACACGAAAATTTCCCTGGAAACAT GTGCCTGTGTATACTTTGGCTCAGGTACTGGGTTCAACACTAGCTAGTCTCACTCTCAGAGTGTTGTTCCATAAGCAAGACGAAATTGAAATAATTGTAACTCAGTACAAGGATTCAACTTCACATCTTGAAGCTGTCATTTGGGAGTTTATGCTCACATTTTTCTTAATGTTCAGTATTTGTGGTCTTGCTACGGATCACCGATCG AGCAAAGACCTTTCCGGCGTGGCAATAGGCGGTACTCTGATGTTCGACGCCTTACTCGCAGG GCCAATCACTGGAGCTTCAATGAATCCTGCTAGAAGCTTAGGCCCTGCTGTTGTCTCAGGTGTTTATAAGAATCTCTGGGTGTATATTGTATCCCCAATCTTCGGAGCATTGGCTGCGACTTTGGTGTACAGTCTACTACGAGTatccgaaccgaaaaaacctgATGAGActacaaaaaacatatttaatCATCTTTATACAGTCAATGATGCATAA
- the LOC126664506 gene encoding cryptochrome-1 isoform X1 translates to MSGGGCSIVWFRRDLRVEDNPALLAGVRAGAVVAVYIWAPEEEGHYHPGRVSRWWLKQSLAHLESSLKSLGSVLVTKRSTDSISSLLEVVKSTGATQLFFNQLYDPLSLVRDHRAKEVLTAQGIPVRTFNADLLYEPWDVNDAEGRPFTTFTAFWERCLSMPYDPEAPLLPPKRIISGDISRCPSDKLIFEDESEKGSNALLARAWSPGWSNADKALTAFINGPLIEYSMNRRKADSATTSFLSPHLHFGEVSVRKVFHLVRIKQALWANEGNNAGEESVNLFLKSIGLREYSRYMSFNHPYSHEKPLLGHLKFFPWVVDEGYFKAWRQGRTGYPLVDAGMRELWATGWLHDRIRVVVSSFFVKVLQLPWRWGMKYFWDTLLDADLESDALGWQYISGTLPDGREFDRIDNPQFQGYKFDPHGEYVRRWLPELARLPTEWIHHPWNAPESVLQAAGIELGSNYPLPIVEIDAAKVRLQEALSDMWQQEAASRASVENGTEEGLGDSSESPPIAFPQDIQMEENHEPIRNNPPMTIRRYEDQMVPSMTYSLLRVEESEASSDLRIAAAEGRGEVPRDVHANQDQRRDAVNLGVAQNIRVNNNVPHFNILRGLATTEDSTAESSSSSWRERDGGVVPVWSPPSASYSEQFSGDENGIGTSSYLQRHPQSHQIISWRRLSQTG, encoded by the exons ATGTCAGGTGGTGGGTGTAGCATAGTTTGGTTTAGAAGAGATCTAAGAGTGGAAGACAATCCAGCCCTTTTAGCTGGTGTGAGAGCTGGGGCTGTTGTTGCTGTGTATATATGGGCACCTGAAGAAGAAGGTCATTATCATCCTGGTAGAGTCTCTAGGTGGTGGCTTAAACAAAGTTTGGCTCACTTGGAATCTTCTTTGAAGAGTCTTGGCTCTGTTCTTGTTACTAAAAGATCAACTGATAGTATTTCTTCTCTTCTTGAAGTTGTTAAATCTACTGGTGCTACTCAGCTTTTCTTCAACCAGTTGTATG ATCCTTTGTCACTCGTTAGGGATCACCGAGCAAAGGAGGTTTTGACTGCACAAGGCATACCTGTTAGAACCTTTAATGCAGATTTGCTTTATGAACCATGGGATGTCAACGATGCCGAAGGACGCCCCTTCACAACATTCACTGCCTTTTGGGAAAGATGCCTTAGCATGCCTTATGATCCAGAGGCTCCACTTCTCCCACCTAAGAGGATCATTTCAG GTGATATATCTAGATGCCCTTCAGACAAACTGATATTTGAAGATGAATCAGAGAAGGGAAGTAATGCATTGCTTGCTCGAGCATGGTCACCTGGGTGGAGCAATGCTGATAAGGCTCTGACCGCATTCATCAATGGACCATTAATTGAGTACTCTATGAATCGCAGGAAAGCTGACAGTGCTACAACCTCCTTTCTTTCTCCTCATTTGCATTTCGGGGAGGTTAGCGTACGAAAAGTCTTCCACCTGGTTCGCATTAAGCAGGCGCTGTGGGCAAATGAAGGGAACAATGCTGGGGAAGAGAGTGTAAACTTGTTTCTCAAGTCGATTGGTCTTAGGGAATACTCGAGATACATGAGCTTTAACCATCCTTACAGTCATGAAAAGCCTCTTCTTGGCCACCTTAAGTTTTTCCCTTGGGTTGTCGATGAAGGATATTTTAAGGCATGGAGACAAGGTAGAACAGGCTATCCATTAGTTGATGCGGGAATGAGAGAGTTGTGGGCCACTGGCTGGTTGCATGATCGAATACGAGTAGTCGTTTCTAGTTTCTTCGTGAAAGTTTTACAGCTTCCGTGGAGATGGGGAATGAAGTATTTCTGGGATACTCTCTTGGATGCAGATTTAGAAAGCGATGCCCTTGGTTGGCAGTACATATCTGGAACTCTACCTGATGGCCGCGAGTTTGACCGTATAGACAATCCACAG TTTCAGGGGTACAAGTTTGACCCCCATGGTGAATATGTACGGCGGTGGCTTCCCGAACTTGCCAGACTACCAACTGAATGGATACATCACCCGTGGAATGCGCCTGAATCTGTACTCCAAGCTGCTGGGATTGAACTGGGATCAAATTATCCTCTCCCAATTGTAGAAATAGATGCGGCTAAAGTCAGGCTGCAAGAAGCACTTTCGGACATGTGGCAGCAAGAAGCAGCTTCGAGAGCTTCCGTTGAGAATGGGACCGAGGAAGGACTTGGGGACTCATCTGAATCACCCCCAATTGCCTTTCCTCAAGATATACAAATGGAAGAAAACCATGAACCTATTAGGAACAACCCTCCTATGACAATCCGCCGTTATGAGGATCAGATGGTCCCAAGCATGACTTATTCTTTGCTAAGAGTAGAAGAGTCAGAAGCCTCTTCAGATCTTCGAATTGCTGCAGCAGAGGGCAGAGGAGAGGTGCCGAGAGATGTACATGCCAATCAAGATCAAAGAAGAGACGCTGTAAACCTCGGTGTTGCACAAAATATTCGCGTTAACAACAATGTGCCACATTTTAATATTCTCAGAGGTCTAGCAACTACTGAAGATTCAACAGCAGAATCTTCTAGTAGCAGTTGGAGAGAGAGGGATGGAGGTGTAGTTCCAGTCTGGTCTCCTCCAAGTGCTAGTTACTCCGAGCAGTTTTCCGGTGATGAAAATGGAATTGGAACAAGTTCTTATTTGCAAAGGCATCCACAATCGCATCAGATAATTAGCTGGAGGCGGCTGTCTCAGACTGG GTGA
- the LOC126664506 gene encoding cryptochrome-1 isoform X3, whose amino-acid sequence MSGGGCSIVWFRRDLRVEDNPALLAGVRAGAVVAVYIWAPEEEGHYHPGRVSRWWLKQSLAHLESSLKSLGSVLVTKRSTDSISSLLEVVKSTGATQLFFNQLYDPLSLVRDHRAKEVLTAQGIPVRTFNADLLYEPWDVNDAEGRPFTTFTAFWERCLSMPYDPEAPLLPPKRIISGDISRCPSDKLIFEDESEKGSNALLARAWSPGWSNADKALTAFINGPLIEYSMNRRKADSATTSFLSPHLHFGEVSVRKVFHLVRIKQALWANEGNNAGEESVNLFLKSIGLREYSRYMSFNHPYSHEKPLLGHLKFFPWVVDEGYFKAWRQGRTGYPLVDAGMRELWATGWLHDRIRVVVSSFFVKVLQLPWRWGMKYFWDTLLDADLESDALGWQYISGTLPDGREFDRIDNPQGYKFDPHGEYVRRWLPELARLPTEWIHHPWNAPESVLQAAGIELGSNYPLPIVEIDAAKVRLQEALSDMWQQEAASRASVENGTEEGLGDSSESPPIAFPQDIQMEENHEPIRNNPPMTIRRYEDQMVPSMTYSLLRVEESEASSDLRIAAAEGRGEVPRDVHANQDQRRDAVNLGVAQNIRVNNNVPHFNILRGLATTEDSTAESSSSSWRERDGGVVPVWSPPSASYSEQFSGDENGIGTSSYLQRHPQSHQIISWRRLSQTG is encoded by the exons ATGTCAGGTGGTGGGTGTAGCATAGTTTGGTTTAGAAGAGATCTAAGAGTGGAAGACAATCCAGCCCTTTTAGCTGGTGTGAGAGCTGGGGCTGTTGTTGCTGTGTATATATGGGCACCTGAAGAAGAAGGTCATTATCATCCTGGTAGAGTCTCTAGGTGGTGGCTTAAACAAAGTTTGGCTCACTTGGAATCTTCTTTGAAGAGTCTTGGCTCTGTTCTTGTTACTAAAAGATCAACTGATAGTATTTCTTCTCTTCTTGAAGTTGTTAAATCTACTGGTGCTACTCAGCTTTTCTTCAACCAGTTGTATG ATCCTTTGTCACTCGTTAGGGATCACCGAGCAAAGGAGGTTTTGACTGCACAAGGCATACCTGTTAGAACCTTTAATGCAGATTTGCTTTATGAACCATGGGATGTCAACGATGCCGAAGGACGCCCCTTCACAACATTCACTGCCTTTTGGGAAAGATGCCTTAGCATGCCTTATGATCCAGAGGCTCCACTTCTCCCACCTAAGAGGATCATTTCAG GTGATATATCTAGATGCCCTTCAGACAAACTGATATTTGAAGATGAATCAGAGAAGGGAAGTAATGCATTGCTTGCTCGAGCATGGTCACCTGGGTGGAGCAATGCTGATAAGGCTCTGACCGCATTCATCAATGGACCATTAATTGAGTACTCTATGAATCGCAGGAAAGCTGACAGTGCTACAACCTCCTTTCTTTCTCCTCATTTGCATTTCGGGGAGGTTAGCGTACGAAAAGTCTTCCACCTGGTTCGCATTAAGCAGGCGCTGTGGGCAAATGAAGGGAACAATGCTGGGGAAGAGAGTGTAAACTTGTTTCTCAAGTCGATTGGTCTTAGGGAATACTCGAGATACATGAGCTTTAACCATCCTTACAGTCATGAAAAGCCTCTTCTTGGCCACCTTAAGTTTTTCCCTTGGGTTGTCGATGAAGGATATTTTAAGGCATGGAGACAAGGTAGAACAGGCTATCCATTAGTTGATGCGGGAATGAGAGAGTTGTGGGCCACTGGCTGGTTGCATGATCGAATACGAGTAGTCGTTTCTAGTTTCTTCGTGAAAGTTTTACAGCTTCCGTGGAGATGGGGAATGAAGTATTTCTGGGATACTCTCTTGGATGCAGATTTAGAAAGCGATGCCCTTGGTTGGCAGTACATATCTGGAACTCTACCTGATGGCCGCGAGTTTGACCGTATAGACAATCCACAG GGGTACAAGTTTGACCCCCATGGTGAATATGTACGGCGGTGGCTTCCCGAACTTGCCAGACTACCAACTGAATGGATACATCACCCGTGGAATGCGCCTGAATCTGTACTCCAAGCTGCTGGGATTGAACTGGGATCAAATTATCCTCTCCCAATTGTAGAAATAGATGCGGCTAAAGTCAGGCTGCAAGAAGCACTTTCGGACATGTGGCAGCAAGAAGCAGCTTCGAGAGCTTCCGTTGAGAATGGGACCGAGGAAGGACTTGGGGACTCATCTGAATCACCCCCAATTGCCTTTCCTCAAGATATACAAATGGAAGAAAACCATGAACCTATTAGGAACAACCCTCCTATGACAATCCGCCGTTATGAGGATCAGATGGTCCCAAGCATGACTTATTCTTTGCTAAGAGTAGAAGAGTCAGAAGCCTCTTCAGATCTTCGAATTGCTGCAGCAGAGGGCAGAGGAGAGGTGCCGAGAGATGTACATGCCAATCAAGATCAAAGAAGAGACGCTGTAAACCTCGGTGTTGCACAAAATATTCGCGTTAACAACAATGTGCCACATTTTAATATTCTCAGAGGTCTAGCAACTACTGAAGATTCAACAGCAGAATCTTCTAGTAGCAGTTGGAGAGAGAGGGATGGAGGTGTAGTTCCAGTCTGGTCTCCTCCAAGTGCTAGTTACTCCGAGCAGTTTTCCGGTGATGAAAATGGAATTGGAACAAGTTCTTATTTGCAAAGGCATCCACAATCGCATCAGATAATTAGCTGGAGGCGGCTGTCTCAGACTGG GTGA
- the LOC126664506 gene encoding cryptochrome-1 isoform X2, which yields MSGGGCSIVWFRRDLRVEDNPALLAGVRAGAVVAVYIWAPEEEGHYHPGRVSRWWLKQSLAHLESSLKSLGSVLVTKRSTDSISSLLEVVKSTGATQLFFNQLYDPLSLVRDHRAKEVLTAQGIPVRTFNADLLYEPWDVNDAEGRPFTTFTAFWERCLSMPYDPEAPLLPPKRIISGDISRCPSDKLIFEDESEKGSNALLARAWSPGWSNADKALTAFINGPLIEYSMNRRKADSATTSFLSPHLHFGEVSVRKVFHLVRIKQALWANEGNNAGEESVNLFLKSIGLREYSRYMSFNHPYSHEKPLLGHLKFFPWVVDEGYFKAWRQGRTGYPLVDAGMRELWATGWLHDRIRVVVSSFFVKVLQLPWRWGMKYFWDTLLDADLESDALGWQYISGTLPDGREFDRIDNPQFQGYKFDPHGEYVRRWLPELARLPTEWIHHPWNAPESVLQAAGIELGSNYPLPIVEIDAAKVRLQEALSDMWQQEAASRASVENGTEEGLGDSSESPPIAFPQDIQMEENHEPIRNNPPMTIRRYEDQMVPSMTYSLLRVEESEASSDLRIAAAEGRGEVPRDVHANQDQRRDAVNLGVAQNIRVNNNVPHFNILRGLATTEDSTAESSSSSWRERDGGVVPVWSPPSASYSEQFSGDENGIGTSSYLQRHPQSHQIISWRRLSQTG from the exons ATGTCAGGTGGTGGGTGTAGCATAGTTTGGTTTAGAAGAGATCTAAGAGTGGAAGACAATCCAGCCCTTTTAGCTGGTGTGAGAGCTGGGGCTGTTGTTGCTGTGTATATATGGGCACCTGAAGAAGAAGGTCATTATCATCCTGGTAGAGTCTCTAGGTGGTGGCTTAAACAAAGTTTGGCTCACTTGGAATCTTCTTTGAAGAGTCTTGGCTCTGTTCTTGTTACTAAAAGATCAACTGATAGTATTTCTTCTCTTCTTGAAGTTGTTAAATCTACTGGTGCTACTCAGCTTTTCTTCAACCAGTTGTATG ATCCTTTGTCACTCGTTAGGGATCACCGAGCAAAGGAGGTTTTGACTGCACAAGGCATACCTGTTAGAACCTTTAATGCAGATTTGCTTTATGAACCATGGGATGTCAACGATGCCGAAGGACGCCCCTTCACAACATTCACTGCCTTTTGGGAAAGATGCCTTAGCATGCCTTATGATCCAGAGGCTCCACTTCTCCCACCTAAGAGGATCATTTCAG GTGATATATCTAGATGCCCTTCAGACAAACTGATATTTGAAGATGAATCAGAGAAGGGAAGTAATGCATTGCTTGCTCGAGCATGGTCACCTGGGTGGAGCAATGCTGATAAGGCTCTGACCGCATTCATCAATGGACCATTAATTGAGTACTCTATGAATCGCAGGAAAGCTGACAGTGCTACAACCTCCTTTCTTTCTCCTCATTTGCATTTCGGGGAGGTTAGCGTACGAAAAGTCTTCCACCTGGTTCGCATTAAGCAGGCGCTGTGGGCAAATGAAGGGAACAATGCTGGGGAAGAGAGTGTAAACTTGTTTCTCAAGTCGATTGGTCTTAGGGAATACTCGAGATACATGAGCTTTAACCATCCTTACAGTCATGAAAAGCCTCTTCTTGGCCACCTTAAGTTTTTCCCTTGGGTTGTCGATGAAGGATATTTTAAGGCATGGAGACAAGGTAGAACAGGCTATCCATTAGTTGATGCGGGAATGAGAGAGTTGTGGGCCACTGGCTGGTTGCATGATCGAATACGAGTAGTCGTTTCTAGTTTCTTCGTGAAAGTTTTACAGCTTCCGTGGAGATGGGGAATGAAGTATTTCTGGGATACTCTCTTGGATGCAGATTTAGAAAGCGATGCCCTTGGTTGGCAGTACATATCTGGAACTCTACCTGATGGCCGCGAGTTTGACCGTATAGACAATCCACAG TTTCAGGGGTACAAGTTTGACCCCCATGGTGAATATGTACGGCGGTGGCTTCCCGAACTTGCCAGACTACCAACTGAATGGATACATCACCCGTGGAATGCGCCTGAATCTGTACTCCAAGCTGCTGGGATTGAACTGGGATCAAATTATCCTCTCCCAATTGTAGAAATAGATGCGGCTAAAGTCAGGCTGCAAGAAGCACTTTCGGACATGTGGCAGCAAGAAGCAGCTTCGAGAGCTTCCGTTGAGAATGGGACCGAGGAAGGACTTGGGGACTCATCTGAATCACCCCCAATTGCCTTTCCTCAAGATATACAAATGGAAGAAAACCATGAACCTATTAGGAACAACCCTCCTATGACAATCCGCCGTTATGAGGATCAGATGGTCCCAAGCATGACTTATTCTTTGCTAAGAGTAGAAGAGTCAGAAGCCTCTTCAGATCTTCGAATTGCTGCAGCAGAGGGCAGAGGAGAGGTGCCGAGAGATGTACATGCCAATCAAGATCAAAGAAGAGACGCTGTAAACCTCGGTGTTGCACAAAATATTCGCGTTAACAACAATGTGCCACATTTTAATATTCTCAGAGGTCTAGCAACTACTGAAGATTCAACAGCAGAATCTTCTAGTAGCAGTTGGAGAGAGAGGGATGGAGGTGTAGTTCCAGTCTGGTCTCCTCCAAGTGCTAGTTACTCCGAGCAGTTTTCCGGTGATGAAAATGGAATTGGAACAAGTTCTTATTTGCAAAGGCATCCACAATCGCATCAGATAATTAGCTGGAGGCGGCTGTCTCAGACTGGGTAA